The genome window CAGCTCGAGTCCACTGCAGATGGAGCACACTCGGGCCAGGCAGACGTGCTGGcctaggcctgtaatcccaggcacTCTGGAGGCTGGGCAGGAAGATTGCAGGTTCAAGGATCACCTGAGCAACTAAGAGATaagtgtctcaaaataaaaagaagcagtcTAGGCATGTAGCGTGGGTACACAGGTATGCGGCCAAAATCTAACCCCAgtatggagggaggaaggagaattgGTGGATTCGGGGAGAGCCTTGCACCTGTACTGACCATGGGCAGGGTTTTTTGTTATTACCCCTTAAATAATGCAGTGGATCAAGCGTTTCCATAGGTTTGGGTCTGTAGAGCTGATTCTGGTGCACGGGAGGGGAGACACAACACCGGTGTGACAGGGTTCTGGAGGTGCCCGGAGCCCTGTGCCTGGGAGCCCAGAGTCACGTCATCAGGGCTGGTTTAAAGCCCAGTGGGGGAGCACCAGCCTGCACCAGGCCCCTGGGTTAAGGATGCCTGCTCTGCAAAACAGGACAGTGTTGGTTGGTGTTGGTGTCCTGTGGTGGCACCCAAGGCTGTTACTCAGAGCATGAAGCCCAACTCTCTTTCTGCAGGTCTCCTGGCCGAGTCCCCACTTCCGGCTGCTCATGCCACTGGGACTGGGGCGGCGGAAAAAGGCACCACCTCTGGTGGAAAATGAAGAGGCGGAGCCAGGCCGGAGCGGACTGGGAGTCGGGGAACCCGGGCCCCTGGGTGGAAGTGGAGCAGGGGAATCCCAGATGGGCTTGCCCCCACCTCCTGCTGCCCTCCGCCCTCGCCTTGTATTCCACACCCAGCTGGCCCACGGTAGCCCCACGGGCCGCATCGAGGGCTTCACCAATGTCAAGGAGCTGTATGGCAAGATCGCTGAGGCCTTCCGACTACCAGCTGCTGAGGTACCAGTGGGGCCAGGGTCCCCTGAGAGCAAGCCACAGGCCCGGACTTGCATTCTTGTGAGCCGGGGCTCAGGTGCTCATGTTCCCCGCTGGCAGGCAGCCCCTGAATCTAGGAGGTCTGGCTGCAGCAGGATCCTGAGTTCCTATCTGGCCTTGAGAGACTTGTACGCCAGTAGGTATATGGGGATGGTTTTCCCATCAGGCCTTGAGAGGCTCGTAACCTAGTAGGTTGTGGGGGGCAGGTGGTGCAGGTGCTGATTTCCCATCATGTCTGGAGTAGCCTGGTAGGTTGTGGGGGATTGATGGCCACAGGTGGGAGCTGGATTTCTAGGAGGCACTAGGAGGCCTGTGCCCTAGAGCACTATGGGAGTTGGAGGTCGGGAGCAGCTCATACTTCTCCATGAGGCACTGGAGGCATGACCccaagacagaagcagagaagccacagTGAGGGTAACCGTGGGGCTGAGCATCGAGTGCAGGCAGGTGGGAGGCTGGGTGGGGATCTAGACTCCTTCATTGATTCCTCAGCATTTATTGAGTGCTCACTGTGTACCAGGCTAGTACTGAGTTCTTACCAGGATAGAGATCCTACCCATAACATTTGATGTACTAGTGGACCTTGCCCTGGCTCTGGGTATCACCAAGCCCTGGGATAGGTATCTTTTCCGAACTCCCCTcctctcccaagtgttaggaaaGGGGacccctgggaggaggggatgagcATCTCGCCCCACCTCTGCAGGTGATGTTCTGCACCCTCAACACCCATAAAGTGGATATGGACAAGCTCCTAGGGGGCCAGATCGGACTGGAGGACTTCATCTTTGCCCACGTCAAGGGGCAGCGCAAAGAGGTGGAAGTGTTCAAGTCTGAGGAGGCGCTGGGGCTCACCATCACCGACAATGGGGCCGGCTATGCCTTCATTAAGGTGCCCGGGTGGGTGGCACACCCTTAGTCAGTGGTCAGGGTCTGTCATGGGACCTAAAGTGGAACTTCCAGGGCTGATGCCTGCCCCTCCACAGCGCATCAAGGAAGGCAGTGTGATAGACCACATCCAGCTCATCAGTGTGGGTGACATGATTGAAGCCATCAACGGGCAGAGCCTGCTGGGCTGTCGGCACTATGAAGTTGCCAGGCTCCTCAAGGAGCTGCCCCGAGGCCGCACCTtcaccctcaaactcacagagcctcGGAAAGCCTTTGGTGAGCAGTTCTTGGACCACCCactgggatgaccttgaactcttaaaAATGTGGTTTGCAGTACTGGGAAACACCAGCAGGTGGCACCCAAGCCTGCCATACAAAGTGGAGACAGCCCCACCCTACCCTAGATTTGGGTGCTGGCTGGCAGCCTGGCCTGAAGGAAGTTGCCCCCACACCTAACTTCCAGGAGCTATTAGCCCAGCCAAGTGCCCCCAACCCTGGCCAGCCCCCTCAGCCTGGAGAAGTGAGGCTTGGCTGCCCTGTGCAGCTCCCATGTCCTGCCCCCGTTTCTACCTGGCTTCACTAACTCTGAGGAATTGGCCTGAGGCGCCCCTGGTGTGGGTAGATAGGACTGATCTGGGACCCAGCAGTTGTACCCACCCCTTCCCAGCTCTTGCCCCTTCAAGTAGAAGTAGAAGCTGCCCTTGATTCTCTTCTCTCGCTTCTTTTATGCTTGACCCCGCTGCCCTCTCCATTCATGCCAAGTCCTGTCCTGGAATCTGGCAGAACTCGGACATGGTGAGAGGGGCTGTGTAAGCCTAGCTGCCCTGTGCTCTACTGACTGCTGAAATTCCCGTAGATATGATCAGCCAGCGTTCAGCGGGTGGCCACCTTGGCTCGGGCCCACAACTGGGCACTGGCCGAGGGACCCTCAGGCTGCGATCCCGGGGCCCTGCCACAGTGGAGGATCTGGTAAGTGGGCCACCTTTGGCCAGTGACAGCGTTCTCATTACCTGAAGGTCTCTGGACACCTGCTTAggtctcctcctcccagctttGGGACCTTCCGTAGACAAGTGAGACTTGGTCTTCCTGCCTGTAAAATAGAAGTCTTAGTACCCCTTATCAGAGGGGACATTAGTAACACAGACAAAAACCACAGCCCGGCATGGGATCTCAGGCAACTTAAACCACAAGAGCTTGtcaccaaaaagaaaatgtttggaagCCGGCCCAGTGTGGGCAtggcacctgtaatcctagagaCCTGGGAAGCCGAGCCAGGAGGGTTTAGTGTTCAAAGCCAGTTTGAGCAATGTAGaaaatgtctcaaaataagaatAATATCTGAATgttgggactgggaagatggcttagcagtttagagcacatgttgctcttgcagaggacccaggttcagttcccagcacccagagtaggtggctcacaaccacccattaactccagctccagggcatccagtgtcctcttctgacctccatgggcacacacatagtacacatacatgcatgcaggcaaaacactcctgcacATACAGTCAATAAACGGAAAACACAGCTGGGGTGCAGCTCGTTGGCAGAGCTGTTGCCTGGCCTGCATGGGGCTGGGTGCTGTGCCCAGCACTGTAGACGTCCGCTGTGCCTCACAGCGGTTCTGTTGACCCTGCTGTACAGCTGTCTTGTCCCCTCCTCCACAGCCATCGGCCTTTGAGGAAAAGGCCATTGAGAAAGTGGATGACTTGCTAGAGAGCTACATGGGGATCAGAGACACAGAACTCGGTGAGTGGGGGCCCCGATGcctgggaggtgggaacaggctTCCAGGGCTCACCCAGGCTGAGGTGAAGTGGAACCTTTCGTCCCTCATACCGTCTGtgtctccatctttctcctcccTGACAGCTGCCACCATGGTGGAGCTGGGAAAAGACAAGAGGAACCCAGATGAACTGGCAGAGGCTCTGGATGAACGACTTGGTGACTTTGCATTCCCAGACGAATTCGTTTTTGATGTCTGGGGAGCCATCGGGGATGCCAAGGTTGGCCGCTACTAAGACTGGAAATGACCCGGACCTTGAGATAACGTGGGCGTGGCCTGGCTGGGGTCTCCAGAAGGGGTGCCACAGCCACGACCTGAGCATCCAGCTTAGGCACGTAACGCAGCACCCTGGGGATGGCATGGGGTATAAGTGGCCCTGACCCACTCTGTCACCACGGTGCCCAGCCTGGTGAGGGTCCCCGGCCAACCCCTGCCGGGTCCCCACCTACCTCAGTAGAGTAAGCGCATGGGGAGGGACCAGCACTGGGCAGCCACCTCTGTCCCTGACACTTTCCACCGTCGGCTGGCAAACTGCCCCTCTGTCTCCCTGGACCTCAGTTCTGTTTGGGGTCATGACTTCCCTACTttacttttttgctttgtttttttcaagacaaaatctcactacgtagccctggctgtcctggaactcactatgtagatcaggctaacctccagctcacagagatctgcctgcatctatattaccagtgctgggattaaaggtgtgcaccaccacgcctaaCTCTCCCTACTTTCTTGACACCAGAAATGTAGAAAGGGGGCACAGCCCCCCTAGTAAAGGCAATAAAACCGTCCCTTTTGGCATCTCCCACCTGAGAGGAGTCCTCGAAGTTGGGTTCTGTTACCTTCCATTGAGTGGACACTGCTATGAACCCTGGTCCTTCGGCATCTCCCTTAGCCAATGCCAGAGGAGGGGTGAGCAAGGCGGTGGCCCTGTACCCTCACTCTGGATGTAGAGACTCCTCTGGGAGCTGTTTGGCTTTGGGATAGGAGGGGTGGCCAGGGAAAGAATGCAGCAGCTGAAATCTATCTCCTGGATCCAAATTGAATTAG of Peromyscus leucopus breed LL Stock chromosome 5, UCI_PerLeu_2.1, whole genome shotgun sequence contains these proteins:
- the Gipc1 gene encoding PDZ domain-containing protein GIPC1, with protein sequence MPLGLGRRKKAPPLVENEEAEPGRSGLGVGEPGPLGGSGAGESQMGLPPPPAALRPRLVFHTQLAHGSPTGRIEGFTNVKELYGKIAEAFRLPAAEVMFCTLNTHKVDMDKLLGGQIGLEDFIFAHVKGQRKEVEVFKSEEALGLTITDNGAGYAFIKRIKEGSVIDHIQLISVGDMIEAINGQSLLGCRHYEVARLLKELPRGRTFTLKLTEPRKAFDMISQRSAGGHLGSGPQLGTGRGTLRLRSRGPATVEDLPSAFEEKAIEKVDDLLESYMGIRDTELAATMVELGKDKRNPDELAEALDERLGDFAFPDEFVFDVWGAIGDAKVGRY